GGAGTGTAAATAATTCCATGATTCGGCCACCTATCCATCTGGATTCAAGTTGGCCTATTCATATGAGGGAACGTTATCTCGTTACTTTCATTTCTAAGTGTTTGATAATATGCAGAACATATGCACTTGGAAGTGTTATTTGAAGGACTGCTTCTAAAAGGGTCGTTGGATAAATGGCAAACTCATCAAATTAGAGTCTGGAACATATGCAAGGTTCATTTCTCTTCTGGGCAAAAACCTCTCGAAGGTCTTGGGGATCCACCTAATGTATGGATGTCGATGCTCAGTTGAAAATCAAAGCGTTAATCAGTTTTTGACTTACCTTGTGGCCAGGTTGTCAGGGGCACTTAGATTGATAACATGGGTTATGTTCGATTTCCTTGAACAAATCAAGTTGTCTTCAGGgcttttggaattcttctccCGGGATTGTAGTGTCCTGCTATCAACTTATAGTGTTAATTCAGACTGAGCCCAGTTCAAGCATGTAGTGAAAGTCGACATCTTCCAGTAAATTCTCAATAGCCAAATCATTCCTGGAATGCTTAAATTACATAGGATGAGGATAAAGAGAGAACATACACTTTATTAGGATCCTCTGTGTTTGGCTGTTGACAATTGTCGTTTGCCTCTAatatatcctgcaaaaagaaTGTTGAAAATCATTTCCagtgaaacaaacaaagcctaaaAGTAAGTTTGGTCCATCTGGCTTCGGATAATCTAATGTCTGTGAATCGTATCATCCTTCAACTTGGGTTGCATTCGCAAAAATAGCATCCTCAATTGCTGAATTTCATTGGAAAGTTTCTCCTGTGTAGGGAATGAGTTGCAAGGCAAACTTGGAAATCCAGTGCACCTGGAGGATCCGGTGAAAACCAGCGCCTGTTCAACACCGGGTGAATTGGCATTCAGTTTGACACATCATTTGGACCGGGAGATAGGAGTTCCCGGAGCATTCCTGATAAGAAATAATCATCACAGTGAGTTCTTCCTCAAGACAGTCACTCTTGAAGACGTCCCCGGTCATGGTCAGATCCACTTTGTTTGTAACTCCTGGGTTTATCCTGCTCACTGCTATGCAAAGGACAGGATCTTTTTTGCCAATAAGGTATGCATGCTAAGAGGAAGTAGATAATGATGAGTAAGGCATAATGTAAGGCAATGACTTCTCAAATGTTGTCTCAAAAATGCATGTTTGGTCGAGCAAAGTGGACCTTCTGGACTTTTAACCCTTAAATGTTCTCGTGCACTTCATTATCTCGCTCATTTGCCTGCAGATATAGTACTGCGAGTATATACTGAACAAACATATAAAATAGAGATCTGAAAAGGCGCTATGATTTCCTTTCCTGATGAAGTTATTTCATCATTGCAGACATATCTTCCAAGCGAAACACCAGCACCACTAAACAAGTACAGAGAAGAAGAATTGGAGAACCTGAGAGGAGATGGAACAGGCGAGCGAAAAGAATGGGAGAGGGTCTATGACTATGCCTACTACAATGATTTGTCTGAACCCCAGAAGGGTCCAAACTATGTCCGTCCAATTCTTGGAGGGTCTACTGACCATCCTTATCCCCGCAGGGGAAGAACAGGCCGACCACCAACTAAGGAAGGTCAGACTTCCGtatttttttgttgtgtttGATCAAATAAATGCATCTAATTCGCAATGCTTAAATAGTATCAGAGCTGATATTGTTGGGAAACCCTAGATGATCCACTAAGGAACTGTGAAGATAGAGCCTGCACATGTGAATTGCGAGTAGTATAATTTACTAGTAATCTTGGCAGTTGTTGACAGCCTTGTGGTTTTTGTGAATTGTCATCCAGATCCAGATGTTGAAAGCAGGTTACCAATCCTGCTGAGCTTGAGCATCTATGTCCCCAGGGATGAGCGATTCAGCCACATAAAGTTTTCGGACTTGCTGGCTTTTGCTGTGAAATCTGTTGCCCATTTCCTTATACCCGCAGCTGAAGGACAATTTGATAGAACCCCACGTGAATTTGATAACTTCCAAGAAATTCTAAAGGTTTATGAAGGAGGTATCAAGCTGCAGAAGAACCAGTTCATTGAAAGCATCATGGAAAGTGTCCCTTCGGAGATGCTCAGGGAACTTCTTCGTACAGACAGCGACGGTTTCCTCAAATTTCCGACGCCTCAAGTCAttaagggtaaatttattatcaGCCTTATGATGACAGCAACGGACTGCAAGTTTTCGTTCATCACCATGAAATTTTGCTTTTCTTACTGTACTGTTCATTGGTCAAGCAGAAGATAAATCAGCGTGGAGTACAGATGAGGAATTTGCAAGAGAGATGCTGGCTGGCGTGGACCCCGTTCTCATCTGTTGTCTCCAGGTTTGCCCACACTTCTGTGCCTTGCTTTGTCAAGTACCCCCATAATCGGCTGCCATGCTGCAATGTCCGAACAAAATGTGGCATTTCACGTTTTTTGCATTAACATCATTATTCTTAGCTACTGGTGTTAAAATGATTGTGTGATAAATCAGTGCAGGATTTTGGTAGATGCCAGTGTAAAGCAgaaaataacttttcaattttgtccctCATACCTTCTTGATTCATTGCAGGAATTTCCTTGTAAAAGCAAGCTCAACCCTGAAAATAATCCAGACATGAGAGTATATATAGAGGAAAACTTGAGTGGGCGCACCCTGGATGAGGTAATTCttctttattcaattttttgacGAAGTCTTCTTCGGTGGAATATCTCTGATCTGTTGGATTTATTGTACTGAACATGATGGTGTGCCATAGACATGAATCCTATTTTCTGCTTCACCAGGCTATCAAGGAGAAGAAATTGTTCATTTTAGATCATTACGATACTCTGATGCCATTCCTTCGAGGAATAAACACAACTTCGACAAAGACCTATGCCACGAGGACACTTCTATGCTTGAAAGAAGACGGAACTTTGAAGCCATTGGCAATTGAACTGATCCTGCCCCATCCTGATGGGGATGAATTTGGTGAAATAAGCGAGGTTTACAAACCAGCCAAGGATGGTATTGAGGGTACACTTTGGGACCTAGCCAAAGCCTATGTTTCTGTCAATGACTCAGGCTATCATCAACTCATCAGCCACTGGTAGAAGTCATGATAGCTTCTCGATTGACGAGTTAGAAAGCCATTTTCCCCCCTTCTTTTTGGACGTGTATTGAACATTTATGCTCACTTGCAGGTTGAAGACTCATGCTATCATCGAGCCATTCATAATTGCCACCAATCGGCAGCTTAGTGTTCTTCATCCGATTCATAAACTTCTGCATCCTCATTTTCGCGACACCATGAGTATCAATGGGTTTGCAAGGCAGATCCTGATCAGTGCAGGTGGAGCGCTCGAGATGACGGTTTTCCCCGCGAAGTTTTCATTGGAAATGTCATGTGCTGCTTACAAGGATTGGGTCTTTCCCGAACAAGCACTCCCTGCTGATCTCATCAAGAGGTAAATCTACTTCTTTCAAATACTATTTTTATTGGAGCTAGAGTCGATTCTGCTGGTTTAAGTTGGAAAGAGTGTCTCCATAGGATTGGGGATGTGACACAACGAGCAATCGAGCAGCCTCATTAGATAGATAATTTTGGTGATGCATTTGATGAGTTTGCATATTCTGATTACTGAAAGTGACGAGGGGCCAAATTTTTTGCTTCATTAGAGGCATGGCAGTAGAGGATGCTAATTCAAGACACGGGCTGCGCCTAGTTATAGAGGACTACCCGTTTGCCGTTGATGGGCTCGAGATATGGTCCGCCATTGAAACGTGGGTCCGGGACTACTGCAGCTTCTACTACAAGAATGATGAGATGGTGCAAGAGGACACCGAACTTCAGTCCTGGTGGAAAGAACTCAGAGAAGTAGGTCACGGTGACCTTAAAGACAAACCTTGGTGGCCTAAAATGCAGTCCCTGGACGAACTGATCCAAACTTGCACTATAATCATTTGGGTCGCTTCGGCTCTCCATGCAGCCATCAATTTCGGGCAATACCCCTTCGGAGGGTATCCTCCAAACCGGCCCGCGATGAGCCGGAGATTAATTCCTGAAGAAGGAACTCCCGAGTACGAAGAGCTCCAGACAAACCGCGAGAAGGCTCTCCTGAAAACGATAACTCCCCAGATTCTATCCTTGTTAGGGATTTCCCTGGTGGAGATTCTGTCGAAGCACTCTCCGGATGAGGTTTACCTCGGGCAGAGAGATACGGCCGAGTGGACCAGCGATGAAGCTCCGCTTCAAGCATTCGAGAAATTCGGAAAGAGGTTGGAAGAGATCGAGCAGAGGATCACGGACATGAACAGCGATGAGAGATTGAGGAACAGGGCCGGGCTGGTAAGGATGCCTTACACTCTGCTGTATCCCAGCAGTGAGGTTGGACTTACTGGCAAAGGGATCCCAAATAGCATATCCATATGAAGCTGCTTCCTATATGTAATGTCTTAAGCTACAGCAGAGGAGTTTTCGTTTCATTGGCAGTTCCTAGTTATCTAGCAGAAGGATACTCTAGAGCTCTTGTATTTTGTAATGCAGGGCCATAAATAAATTTCCACGAGGTTTCTtagtctttttccttttcctttctttgcttCGCTTTATGTTTTAGTGATCATCTTCGTCTCCAATTTGAATTATAAGCATCTCCCTGTTGTCTTACATGGTTTTTGAACAAGTCATTACTTTGAATCCTGACTTTGACTCTTGCAGCCGTGATTTGTTTTGCAACGAATGCAAGTTGTATTTGCAAATGGGTCATAGATCCATTTTTTAACCAATATTTGATGGGCTGTATTGTTATGAGttaattatatttagtaaatgagttataaatgagtttaaaCATAATTCTATGAGTCATGAATGGATATGATATGAATGTTAAATGAGTTCACAATTTATTTAGACTTAACTCACATTTATGATCCTCTTTTCACTCTCTCTCATCTTTACTCGCGTTGCTCATTCGGTGCTCTCGCTAAGTTTAAATATGAGCTTttctaaattgagttaaatgtgaaagtgttttagcaattttggccagatttggATATGAGTTAGGTCGAATATGAGTTACGAGATTTATATTGCAAGTAAATTGGTCAAAAATAAGTTAAATGGATCAATTTGGACGGACCATTTTCAACCCAATCCCAACTCGACCTAATCCACTCATTTGATAGATCTAATTACAAGTGATGACTCTAATTTATTGATAAAGAGTTTGAggctatattttattaaaaatgaaaaaatttactACAATAGGTTCCGTTGGTCTCACAGAAAATAACTTTTGAGAAAACTTTTTCTAGCATTCCgttcatagaaaatgaatgaattaggaaaaacattttccatcattggaaaaaaaaattctaaaatattggaaaatattttcaacttttcgaGTAGAAAAAAACATATTGCGTATTTTCTTTTACCCccactttctttcaccaaacaccttgtcttttttcttttaattttattttttaatcgagtttttaattatttgttactttttctttttctttttccttggccaATCTTCGGTCACAGACAAGCTCAAGCTAGTAAGTTGGGCAAGGCTTGGGCCTTGCTTAAGGTTGCTAGAGCCTCGCCGTTCTGGCAAAGCCTAAGCTCACTTGATGATCTCAGGTGAGCTTGGGCCTTGCCTGATTCGACGGGCTCAAGCTTGCCTATGGTCAATTGTCAGTTGTCGCCGTGATTGATGACCGactaagaaaaaaagaagaagaaagaaagaaaatgaaggaaaagaataataataataataataattaaaaatcgattttgaaaaattaaataataaaaaattattgaaaaagtgTGCATGGgagaaaagatttttcttactaaatggtaaaaaatatttttaatttaaaatattgtcattttcccaaaaaatgacttttgaaaacattttccaaaaaggTCACATGTTTCGCGAAAACGAACAAAATCTtagtttttgaaattgttccttcaaaaaagaaaataaatcttctttaccaaaaaaaaaataaataaataaatcttgaaaatacaaggttcatttttcttgttgatGAATGTGGTATGGTGTACCACAAATTATAGTGTTATTGATAATAAATTAGGAATCATTGGTTTCCAGTCCGGTCTAATGAAATTGATCACTAGGATATCTTTCTGTCAAAATATGACCAGAAACAAATTCAAAGCTCGAAACAAACTCTATGCTTCAATCTAGATATCTAATTGTCCAATCATAGGCTCCTATTTCCTCGAAAATAATAAACTAAATCCACCAATTTTTAAGAAGaaatacaaataataataaaaagcatAGATAGTCAAGCTGGCCCGATTTCCCATTGGAATCGGAAACCAGATTGTACGGATATTGGTTCTTTTTAGGAATTAAGAACTCAACCGACACTCCTAAGAATCAGACCTAATTGGCTAGTTTGGTCCAATCCGGACATTCTTGATTTGGACGGTCCATTTGCACACCCCTATAATAAATGTCCTTTACCCtaacatataataaattattcaCGCGATTAATCACTGCAGTCAATGCCGAGGCTTCCgaagaaattgcaaaaatacAGACCAGCTCCAATAAAAACCAAAGCTTGCAGTTTTTGGCCGGTGGAGACATTAACACTTATCGATGGCCAGCTTCGTCTCCATTGGCTTCTTTTCGACGCCTCTCTATGCTCCGACAGCTTCGACCCAGGTGATGATGGCTTTTCAATTCGCTGTCCCTGACGAGAAAGTATTCTTTTTACCTTCAAAAAGggcgtcttttttttttgcttcaaaAATGGTTCCTTTGGGCTCATAAGCTCGTCGCAGTACGGTGTCTTTAGTCGTTGATGGTGATGATCTAGAGCTCGCATCTGGTTTCGTTTCTTGTCGATGGTGCTTTTGATGTGGTCGCTGAAGAGCGAAATGCTGTGACAGAGAAGGGACGTGTAGAAACAGCTCGGCGTTTTGGAAGTGTCTCTTTGCGCCATTCCATCGAACAGCTTCTCTGCAATTAAGACTGGGGACGTAGAAAATGGTGTTGCGAATCAGCTGAGTGATTCAGCGTTGCAAATGACACTTTTTTTTATCCGTTCGTGGGATCAGTTGCAATACCCACTTGTGCCTTTTCTCTGTTTGGCTAATGATATTTTTTGTCCAACCCAAAAAGCCTGAAAAGCCATTTTGTTCGAGCTAAGCTTCATTCACTCTTGCTTTATTCTGTTGTTGGTGAATTTGACTGGCATCCACCTTTCCCTTCTGCAAGGAGCTTCTTTCTCATGATATGTTGACGTGTGCTAAAGTGAACCGCATTTTTGTCTTGAAGGGATTGTGCATGGTTTTCTGCCTGAGGATGGAATGTTGCTTAGCTGGTTACATTCTTATTTAGTTGCAAAACTTGAGGGAGGTCTTCTGctaattttttgtttgataattttctataggaGATGTGCAGCACATCAAATACG
This region of Eucalyptus grandis isolate ANBG69807.140 chromosome 8, ASM1654582v1, whole genome shotgun sequence genomic DNA includes:
- the LOC104415560 gene encoding probable linoleate 9S-lipoxygenase 5; translated protein: MADATTTKSVASNENGNKKMRCEAEELEGGRIRGQVVLRKKKATDFTSFASTIVEVGRGLVDKVTGHELGGKDVSVQFISAVNADHGNELQGKLGNPVHLEDPVKTSACSTPGELAFSLTHHLDREIGVPGAFLIRNNHHSEFFLKTVTLEDVPGHGQIHFVCNSWVYPAHCYAKDRIFFANKTYLPSETPAPLNKYREEELENLRGDGTGERKEWERVYDYAYYNDLSEPQKGPNYVRPILGGSTDHPYPRRGRTGRPPTKEDPDVESRLPILLSLSIYVPRDERFSHIKFSDLLAFAVKSVAHFLIPAAEGQFDRTPREFDNFQEILKVYEGGIKLQKNQFIESIMESVPSEMLRELLRTDSDGFLKFPTPQVIKEDKSAWSTDEEFAREMLAGVDPVLICCLQEFPCKSKLNPENNPDMRVYIEENLSGRTLDEAIKEKKLFILDHYDTLMPFLRGINTTSTKTYATRTLLCLKEDGTLKPLAIELILPHPDGDEFGEISEVYKPAKDGIEGTLWDLAKAYVSVNDSGYHQLISHWLKTHAIIEPFIIATNRQLSVLHPIHKLLHPHFRDTMSINGFARQILISAGGALEMTVFPAKFSLEMSCAAYKDWVFPEQALPADLIKRGMAVEDANSRHGLRLVIEDYPFAVDGLEIWSAIETWVRDYCSFYYKNDEMVQEDTELQSWWKELREVGHGDLKDKPWWPKMQSLDELIQTCTIIIWVASALHAAINFGQYPFGGYPPNRPAMSRRLIPEEGTPEYEELQTNREKALLKTITPQILSLLGISLVEILSKHSPDEVYLGQRDTAEWTSDEAPLQAFEKFGKRLEEIEQRITDMNSDERLRNRAGLVRMPYTLLYPSSEVGLTGKGIPNSISI